In one Rhizobium lentis genomic region, the following are encoded:
- the ehuD gene encoding ectoine/hydroxyectoine ABC transporter permease subunit EhuD — MEWDWDFVWHIMPTLLEGFKITILATVLGAAVAMIVGLFLAIARRSSVAALSKTVGFVSEFIRGTPLLVQLYFIFYVLPDIGVRLSPLVAGVIGIGIHYATYTAEVYRAGIENVSRGQWEAAKATNLTTRQAWIHVILPQAIPPMIPALANYFIAMFKETPLLSAITVLELMNQAKSIANSNYRYIEPMTLVGVFFLVISLISVVGLRWLEERYARVDD; from the coding sequence ATGGAATGGGATTGGGATTTCGTCTGGCACATCATGCCGACCCTTCTCGAAGGGTTCAAGATCACCATTCTTGCCACCGTTCTCGGCGCCGCGGTCGCGATGATCGTCGGGCTCTTCCTCGCTATCGCGCGGCGATCATCGGTCGCAGCCCTATCAAAGACGGTCGGCTTCGTTTCCGAGTTCATTCGCGGGACGCCGCTGCTGGTGCAGCTCTATTTCATCTTCTACGTCCTGCCGGATATCGGCGTCCGGCTGTCGCCGCTGGTTGCCGGCGTCATCGGCATCGGTATTCACTATGCGACCTATACGGCGGAGGTCTATCGCGCCGGCATCGAGAACGTCTCGCGCGGACAATGGGAGGCGGCCAAGGCCACCAATCTGACGACGCGCCAGGCCTGGATCCACGTAATCCTGCCGCAGGCGATCCCGCCGATGATCCCGGCGCTCGCCAATTATTTCATCGCCATGTTCAAGGAGACGCCGCTGCTGTCGGCGATCACCGTGCTGGAATTGATGAACCAGGCCAAGAGCATCGCCAACAGCAACTATCGCTATATCGAACCGATGACGCTGGTCGGCGTCTTCTTCCTCGTCATC
- the ehuC gene encoding ectoine/hydroxyectoine ABC transporter permease subunit EhuC — protein sequence MSVWSGYLTLILQGALVTLELTIMGSALALVMAFVAGLGRLSRFFALRALATAYIEFFRGTSIFVQLFWVYFVLPFAGLTLTPLQAGVLALGLNVGAYGAEVVRGAVRAVGREQSEACIALNLSRYQRMRHVILPQALPLMLPTFCNNAIELLKGTAVVSLISLTDMTFQAQVVRAQTGNTLVPFATILILYFLMASAISAGMRLLERRMTRGLDGMRT from the coding sequence ATGTCGGTATGGTCCGGCTATCTGACACTGATCCTTCAGGGCGCCCTGGTGACGCTCGAACTGACGATCATGGGCTCGGCGCTGGCCCTCGTCATGGCCTTCGTCGCAGGCCTCGGCCGCCTGTCGCGCTTCTTTGCGCTCCGGGCTCTGGCGACCGCTTATATCGAATTCTTTCGCGGCACCTCGATCTTCGTCCAGCTCTTCTGGGTCTATTTCGTCCTGCCCTTCGCGGGATTGACGCTGACGCCGCTGCAGGCGGGCGTGCTGGCGCTCGGCCTGAATGTCGGCGCCTACGGCGCAGAAGTGGTGCGTGGCGCCGTCAGGGCCGTCGGGCGCGAACAGTCGGAAGCCTGCATCGCGCTGAACCTGTCGCGATACCAACGCATGCGCCATGTCATCCTGCCGCAGGCCTTGCCCCTGATGCTGCCGACCTTCTGCAACAATGCGATCGAGCTTTTGAAAGGCACGGCCGTCGTGTCGCTGATCTCGCTGACCGACATGACCTTCCAGGCGCAAGTGGTGCGGGCACAGACGGGCAATACTCTGGTGCCTTTCGCAACGATCCTCATCCTCTATTTCCTCATGGCCTCCGCCATCTCGGCGGGCATGCGCCTGTTGGAGCGGCGGATGACACGCGGCCTCGACGGCATGAGGACCTGA